The Streptomyces sp. NBC_00597 DNA segment TGCGGCGATGGGTCCGCGGCCGCGAAACCCTTTCCACCATCTCTTAGTTGAGGAACTACGTGCGCCTGCCTCTCGACCGTCGCCTGACTCTCAGCGCCGCCCTGCTCGCCGTGGTGGCCGGTGTGGTGCCGGCTACTGCCGCCCACGCGGCCGCGAGCCCCTTCGCCGGTCCCGCCGCACGGACCGCTGCGCCTGCACCCGCGCCCGCACCCGCGCCGACGCCCGATCTCGAAGCCGTGACGCAGGCGTTGAAGAACACCACCGCGGCGGGGGCGCCCGGAGCCATGGTCCGCATCACCGGTTCCGGCGCGCCGCTGACCAGCGCGGTGGGCGTGCAGGACCGGACCACGGGTGCGGCCATGGACCTGAACGGCCGTTTCCGGATCGGCAGCGTCACCAAGACGTTCTCCAGCGTCGTCCTGCTCCAGCTGGTGAACGAGGGGAAGCTGAGCCTGGACGCCCCGGTCAACCAGTACCTGCCCGGTCTGCTGCCGGACGACCGGATCACGGTGCGTCACCTGCTCACCCACCGCAGCGGGTTGGCGGACTACACGAACGTCATGTTCGACAAGACCGTGCCCGGCTTCGAGGCCGTACGGAACAAGGTCTTCACCTACCAGGAGCTGGTCGCCCTCTCGCTGCGCGAGCCGCGCACGACCGAGCCGGGCGTCTCGTACAACTACTCCAACACCAATTTCGTGGTCGTCGGCATGCTCATCGAGAAGGCCACCGGGCACGGCGTGGCCAAGGAGTACGACACCCGCATCATCAAGCCCCTGAAGCTGAAGAACACCTCGTACGTGCACCCCTCCACCAAGATCAAGGGTGCGCACCTCCACGGCTACCTCACCCCGGACGAGGCCGAGGCGCCGCTGGTGGACTCCACCGAGCAGACGGTCTCCTGGGCCCAGTCCGCCGGCGCGATGATTTCGAGCGCGGCCGATCTGAACACCTTCATGTCCGCACTGCTGGGCGGCAAGCTGCTGGCGCCCGCCATGCTGGACGCCATGCTCAACGTGACCCCGACCGACACCACGAACACCCGCTTCTACGGTCTGGGCCTGCGCCGCTACGACCTGTCGTGCGGTACCTCGGTGTACGGGCACACGGGCACCGTGCAGGGCTTCTACACGTACGCCTTCGCGACCCGCGACGGGAAGCGCAGCCTCGCCGCGGTGGCGAACACCTCGAACAGGGGCGCCGCGAACACGGCCCTGGGCGGCACGCTCGAAGGCGCGTTCTGCGGGAAGAAGGGGCCGACGGCCCCCACCGCCAAGCGCAGCTTCGCGCTGGTCCCGCCCCTGACCGCGGCCCCGGCCGAGCAGGACCTCCCGGAGCACGGCTCGCGCTGACCGAAGGGCAGGTGCCGCCCGGTGCTCCGCGCCGGGCGGCACCCCGCTTCAGGCGGTGACGCGGATCTTGGACTGGCCGTGACCGAACCGCTCCCAGTCGTCCATGAAGCGGGCCTTCAGGCCGTGCCGGGACGCGAGGTCGACCAACGTCTGGGTGCGGTAGTAGAAGTCCTCCCGCAGGACCTGGTGTTCGGAGCCCTCCGTGCGGTCGAAGGTGAAGTCGAAGTGGCCGCCCGGAGCCAGGATCCGCCCGACGTGCGCGAGGCATTCGTCGATGATTTCGATCGGCGAGTGGGAGAACACGCTGTGGGCGTGCACGACGTCGAAGTACGCGTCGGGCAGGAAGTCCAGCGTGAGGTCCTGGGTGAGGGTGAGGTGCGGCAGCTTGCCCTGGAGTTCCTGGCGGGCCAGCGTCTGCTTGGCGGATATGAGGATGTCGGGCGAGATGTCGATCCCGTAGTAGTGGCCGGGGTCGAGGTGCTCGATGAACCGCCAGCCCGCGCGGAGGTTGCCGCAGCCGATGTCGAGCATGGTGTGGTGCGGGGCGAGGCCGTGCTCCACGAGGTAGTCGAACTGCATCTTGCCGAGGGCCAGCCAGCGTTCGTGGGTCTGACTGCCGACGGCGGCCTCGGGGTTGCGCGCGGTGTCGGAGGCCATGACCGCGCGGTAGTAGCCGACGTGGTCGGGGTGCTTGAGCCGCAGCCAGCTGTCGCGGGCGGCCCGGCGGACGTACGGGCCGATGCGTGCGGGGTTGCGCGCCGCGTAGCGGACCTTGTGGGTGAGGGTGGTGCGGTTGGCGACGAGGTTCTTCTTGGTTGCCAAGGGAGGTTCCTCCGGAAGGAGCGGTGGGGGGCGCTCAGCCGAGGCGGCGGCGCAGCAGGCCGGCCGTCAGGGTGACGAGGGCCAGGGCGAGGAGGAGGTAGACCGTCGTGTCGATCGCCTGGAAGGTCCAGAAGTCCGAGCTGGGGTAGACCTTGTGGACCCGGCCCACGAAGCCGTGCTCGTCCATGCAGCGGCGCAGTTGTTCACCGGAGAACTCGCAGTTCTCCAGCGGGTGCTGGCGCCCGTCGGGGGTGAGGTAGCGGTATCCCGCGGACCAGGCACTGCCGATGAGCTGCTTGGGCGTCATCCCGGGGGTGGTCCGGTCGATGGGGGCCACGAAGTCCCGGTGGAAGAAGGTCAGTACGGCGGCCGTGCCGAGAACCAGGGCGAGGGTCACGCCCATCGCCGGGAGGGTGCGGCGGACCAGCAGGCCGATCGCGGTACCGGCGGCGAGCGCGAACAGGGCCCCGGCCACGGCCGAGGGGCCGGAGGCGCCCAGGACGTACGGGTCGTACCAGTAGACGCCGTCGATCATGTTGGAGATCGGCGCCCACCACCAGGCGATGAGACCGGCGACGGCGGTCGAGACGAGGACGGTGCTCAGCGCCGCGAGGCCGAACCGGGCGGCGAACCAGCTGCGGACGCCGGTGTTCTGGGTGAGGACGACCTTGATCGTGCCGCTCTCCAGCTCTCGACCGATGAGCGGGGCTCCCCAGAACATGCCGATGGCCGCCGGAAGGGCGAGGCCGATGGCGCCCAGGATCCGGATGCCCGTGTTGCTCTCGGACATGGCCCCGTACGCCTCGGGCGGACAGGTGCCGTTCCATCCCTTGCACTGTGAGAGGTCGTAGCCGTCGATGGCCCCGATCAGGTCCGCCCGCCGCAGGGCGACCCAGATCGTGCAGAGCGTGACGAGCAGGGCTCCGGTGAGGACGAGCAGGCGCTGCTGGCGCCAGGCGAGCCAGAGGGTGCCGGTCATGCCGCGACCTCCGCCCCGTCGGCGGACGCGGGGGCGGCCGTGGCGGGCGGGGCGCCGGGAGCCCCGGAGCGCAGGTGCGCGAGCAGCAGCTCTTCGAGGGAGGGCGTTGAGGTGATCCAACGCTCGTCGGCGCCCGAAGGGCGGGAGGAGCCGGGCGCGTTGCGGATCAGCGCGGTCAAGTGGCGGCCCCTGGTGGTGGCGTGGACGACGGCGTCGCGGTCGGCTCCGCGCGGCAGGCCGTCCGGGGTGTCGGGGTCGGCGCGGCCTGTGAGCCGGGTGTACGCCTCGCGCAGGTCCTGGGTGTCGCCGGCGAGGCGGATCCGTCCGTCCTGGAGGAGCAGGACGTGGTCGCAGACGTTCTCCAGCTCGGGCAGGACGTGCGAGGAGATCACGACCGTGATCCCCCGGTCGGCGGCCTCCGCCATGAGCAGCCCGGTCATCTCGTGGCGGACGAGCGGATCGAGGTCGGCGAGCGGCTCGTCCAGGAGGAGCAGGTCGGCCTGTTTGCCGAGGGCCAGGGCCAGGGCGACTCGGGTGCGTTTGCCTCCGGAGAGGGTGCCGATCCGGGTCTTCAGCGAGATCCGGCCGTCGTCCACGATGCGCTCGGCCTTCGCCTGGTCCCAGCGGCGGGGGTTGAGCCTGCGGCCCACGGTCAGCACGTCGGCGACGGTGAACTGCGGGTAGAGCGGCTTGTCCTGGCTGACGAACGCCGTCCGGGTGCGTGCGGCCCGGCTGCCGGGGACTGCGCCGAAGACGCGTATCTCCCCGCTGGTCGGTCGCAGCAGGCCGGCCATGAGGTGGAAAAGGGTGCTCTTGCCGGCCCCGTTGGGGCCGACGAGCGCCGAGATCCTGCCGGCCGGCAGCTCGAACTCGCAGTCGTGCAGGGCCCGGTTCTCCCGGAACCGCTGCCCCAGCCCTGTTGCCCGGAGCGCCGGTTCGGCGGTCGG contains these protein-coding regions:
- a CDS encoding ABC transporter ATP-binding protein codes for the protein MNDPTAEPALRATGLGQRFRENRALHDCEFELPAGRISALVGPNGAGKSTLFHLMAGLLRPTSGEIRVFGAVPGSRAARTRTAFVSQDKPLYPQFTVADVLTVGRRLNPRRWDQAKAERIVDDGRISLKTRIGTLSGGKRTRVALALALGKQADLLLLDEPLADLDPLVRHEMTGLLMAEAADRGITVVISSHVLPELENVCDHVLLLQDGRIRLAGDTQDLREAYTRLTGRADPDTPDGLPRGADRDAVVHATTRGRHLTALIRNAPGSSRPSGADERWITSTPSLEELLLAHLRSGAPGAPPATAAPASADGAEVAA
- a CDS encoding ABC transporter permease subunit — translated: MTGTLWLAWRQQRLLVLTGALLVTLCTIWVALRRADLIGAIDGYDLSQCKGWNGTCPPEAYGAMSESNTGIRILGAIGLALPAAIGMFWGAPLIGRELESGTIKVVLTQNTGVRSWFAARFGLAALSTVLVSTAVAGLIAWWWAPISNMIDGVYWYDPYVLGASGPSAVAGALFALAAGTAIGLLVRRTLPAMGVTLALVLGTAAVLTFFHRDFVAPIDRTTPGMTPKQLIGSAWSAGYRYLTPDGRQHPLENCEFSGEQLRRCMDEHGFVGRVHKVYPSSDFWTFQAIDTTVYLLLALALVTLTAGLLRRRLG
- a CDS encoding serine hydrolase domain-containing protein, translated to MRNYVRLPLDRRLTLSAALLAVVAGVVPATAAHAAASPFAGPAARTAAPAPAPAPAPTPDLEAVTQALKNTTAAGAPGAMVRITGSGAPLTSAVGVQDRTTGAAMDLNGRFRIGSVTKTFSSVVLLQLVNEGKLSLDAPVNQYLPGLLPDDRITVRHLLTHRSGLADYTNVMFDKTVPGFEAVRNKVFTYQELVALSLREPRTTEPGVSYNYSNTNFVVVGMLIEKATGHGVAKEYDTRIIKPLKLKNTSYVHPSTKIKGAHLHGYLTPDEAEAPLVDSTEQTVSWAQSAGAMISSAADLNTFMSALLGGKLLAPAMLDAMLNVTPTDTTNTRFYGLGLRRYDLSCGTSVYGHTGTVQGFYTYAFATRDGKRSLAAVANTSNRGAANTALGGTLEGAFCGKKGPTAPTAKRSFALVPPLTAAPAEQDLPEHGSR
- a CDS encoding class I SAM-dependent methyltransferase: MATKKNLVANRTTLTHKVRYAARNPARIGPYVRRAARDSWLRLKHPDHVGYYRAVMASDTARNPEAAVGSQTHERWLALGKMQFDYLVEHGLAPHHTMLDIGCGNLRAGWRFIEHLDPGHYYGIDISPDILISAKQTLARQELQGKLPHLTLTQDLTLDFLPDAYFDVVHAHSVFSHSPIEIIDECLAHVGRILAPGGHFDFTFDRTEGSEHQVLREDFYYRTQTLVDLASRHGLKARFMDDWERFGHGQSKIRVTA